The sequence below is a genomic window from Coffea arabica cultivar ET-39 chromosome 8e, Coffea Arabica ET-39 HiFi, whole genome shotgun sequence.
ACTAGATCTCGTTGTTGATCGATCAGAAGTTTGAGATACTTGTTTCTTTCGACCAGTGCCTAAAAATTTGGAAGACAAATCCATCACAAAAATTTAGGAAGATTACCACAACAGTTCAGAAATTCGTTAAATTGAAATCCATCCTACTGTATCAGTCTATATTCTAACACGGGAGGGAAAAAAACCATGAAATGTCACTATATATTACAAGACCCTCTCACTCTAGAAAAGGAATACacagaaataaaacaaaaaagtttCTCTTACACACAACTTTGTTGGTAAAACTAAAGACATGACAGAAAAAACCTATGGAACAACTCTGCACACTTACAGCCACTAGATGCGAAAACAAGGAAACACAATTGCCAATCAGAAATTGAAACAATGTGGAAATACCTTTCTCAAGGCAGAAGCCTGCTCTTCCAGCTTCTCGATATCAGCTTGATCAGTGGGAGAACCTGAACCACTTGTTGAAACCATTTCAGAAGCTTTTACCTGTTTAACAGGAATTAACCACCTTAAAAATGTAGATTTCATCTGTTCACCATTCTCAAAAATGGGATAATATTGGCAATGAAAATCTAATGAAAGAAACAGTGAGCTTATTGAAAATAGGAAGCAATTACTTCCAGCAAGCAGAACAAATTTAACAAACAACACAAATGGAATAAGATGCAGATAACATAAAAATGATCATCTGAGCAAAATATAGTACTCTAAATATCAGCCCGAGGAAGATAAAATGCATGCATTTTACCTAATTTAAGAGCGTGACTAACAAACTCAATTCAGATGCCTTCACAAATTTAAGATGAGAATTTACTCAGGTCAAAGGTACCAAAGAAACCAAAGTTACCTACATAAGATTTTGAACAAGAAAGTCCCTAATTAACAATAAAGCAACttcaatttctaacaaaaatcCACCAAAAGATAGCATAATGTTCTTCCATAGTTGTTCCAtgaacacaaaaaataaaatttcagtTTGCAAAAGGGCAATCACAGGGACAACACATAAAACCCAGCATCATTCAACCTGTGGCTACTAAGGCTCCCACTACAGATGTCAAGTCCTTACTTCGGAGTGCCATTTACATTATGGCGGTACTTGCCCATTGCCTGTCACAAGAACATATCTTCGCAGGAAAAGGTCTTTACAAAGATTTTCTCATCTACATGGTAGCCACCAAGCATTAACATATACTCTCCATCACCCCACAACATGACTTCAAACCTCAATCTTAACCAACCAGAATAGTAAACTAGCTTTCACATGGCAAATCTGGACCTGTTTGTCCCAAGGGAAATACCAATTGAATAATCAATCAACTTGAAACTTGATCAAACTGCAGTCCTGAGATATGGCAATATAGACATGAAGCCTTCCATGCACCTTCTCATGATCCTTGAGCTACCCTGCCTTGCAGTCTAGGAGCATGATTCTTGATCAGAATAGGCCCTCCATTACATCACCCACCTGTCAAAGCGAGCTTTACTCAAATACTACCTTGGTCAAATGTATTGGCTTGTTACGATACTATTGAACCTTATGACCTACTAAAGAAGTACTTGCATGTAAGTACCAGCTCTATTTTGGAAGCGCCAAATTAGATTAGTAAATTGAAACATAGATTGCACTTCTTTGCCATTTCCTCTACCACTTCTGGAATTGACACTTGTGAAAGCTATCAAAAAATGCTTGGAAATGGAAATGAGATAATGGCTACACTACCTGGATTTGATCAAATATGATCAGATGTATAAGTAAGCATTTACCATATTCTCCATGTCGAAAAGATATGTATACTCATGACTAAAGTACAATAATTCCTGAGTCTAACTCTCTCCCTTCTGGAGCATTCCTGATCTCATTTTCAAATTAAATAACCAATCTCACCTTCCATTCATGGAATACATCTTCAATAAGCTAATTCTCAATCTCCTGCCTGAAGTATATGGACCATTAAGTATAGGGTAAATACAGCAAACCCCCCTGTGATTTACGAAAAGGACATGGAACCCCCCTATCATTCAAAAACACCCAAATAAATTCCTTGTGCTTTGGACTGATGTGAAGACGGAAATCATCTGAATTGATAGAAGGATAAAAATTCCTATACTATCCCTAGTTGCAAGCTGTACCATTAGTTTATTCAAGGCtcaattgaaattttaaatacTTTCTCACTTTATTCTATTAAAAAAGGAAATCGAGGGGCCaaattgaatttttaaaaaaaggacaTCGTCTTCTCCAATCATCATCTACATTAGAATACTTCGCTTTTTCCTGTTttttgtcccttttttttttcttttctgctccattttccttcttttcttcctttcttcaatCCAACTAATACCAACCGCTGCCACTTACATCATCGTCTTCACCGTGGTCGCCATTTTCATCCCAAGGTAACAAAGAAAAAACCTTATTTGAATTATTCTTTTGTGATGGGTTTGGGGATTAGATTAATTTGCAGATCTGCACAAATTACTCATCACATACACTTGAGATTTTCTTGTCTCTGCTCATCAAATATTCATCAAATACTTGTGCAGATCTGTACTATTACCTttgtactctctctctctctctatctctctggTGCTTCATTCCATTCCAGTAAATCATCATCAAGGATAATTTCCTTGAATGGGGCTGGCTTGTTTGCTAGCTATATTTTTTAATGGAGTTTGATGGTGTAATATTCATGAAAGTTAAGTAATAATTGATGGTGTTGAACCTAAATTGGGTCTAAATTTTTAGATATGATTGACTGATATGGAGGAtgaggaaaaagagaagaacGAGGAGAGGAAAGGAGTGTTGGTGATGGTGAGACGGGATGGAGACTGGTGGTGTGGTGTAAGCCATGGAAGCACAAGGAGGGAACaataattttttgcaaaaattcCGTCACTTTCATGGCCAATTTTGTTACTCTCTGATTCTTTTTGGCCAAATCCAATATTAAAATTGTGATCTCTGGAAAAAACGATGTTTGGTATGTGAATTTCACCAGATTCTGCTAATGACAGTGCTCATCAACAGGGGTGGCATCCAGTGGTGGAAATGGCAGCCGGTGTTGATGGTTCTGGTTTGCTGCACCAGCTGAAGGAGAAggaaaataaacataaaaaatgaaaaaagaaaaaagggaaacaaaTGGCTTCTGGGTTGATAACTTGATATGTGGGAGCcgggagaagaagaaaaaaaaaaaaagaaaaaagtagaaaaaggaaaacatagtAAAAAGATTAAAACGaaagaaaagttaaaaaaaaaaagggaaagaaactaAGAAGAGAAGTACGATTACCAAAATACCTTCCTACACTGCCATCTACACTCGTTTGTCAAGCTCGTGTAATCCACGCTCTGTCAATTTGGTTGATTTCCATCCAAAGTCCACATTAGTCCAAAGTACAAGGAGTTTATTTGGGTGTTTTTGAATGATAGGGGGGGTTCTGTGTCCTTTTCGTAAATCACAGGGGGGTTTACTGTATTTTAACCTTAATTATATCATCATCCAGTGCCCTCTTCAAGGGATAATAATTTAAGGAAAcacaaaagaaactaaaataGTGACCATAAGGATACAGCACTTGAAATTTAGCCATCAGTCCTGCAATCCATgtcttgtttattttttatatatccATGGAAGTGCATTCtagtaagaaaaataaacataaGAACATTAAATGTTACAGCTGCAGTTGTTAAATTCTCAAATGTGCCATAATCATATTAAGCTATATCCGTGAGAATACTACTTGTCTGTGCTTAGAATTTTTAGGATTCTAGCAGGGAAATAGAAAAGTCAaccaataaaagaaataagtacaaTTCAGTAAGTTGCTAGTAGCCCAAGCAGATAAATATCCAATACTATTAATCACTCACAAAGAACCCAAGGACCTTCAAGGAGAACTCCATTCTTCTCGTCGCTCCTAGCTCTTTGACCTCAATTAAAAAGAACTAAATTTTCTTGTATCTAACCCTTGACACTTTTGCCAACAAGCACCAAAATAACCATCATGATAATCAGATTCCTTTTGTTTATTCTTTTCAGACAGCAAACAATACAAAAATAAGGCCAATTATATTGGTTGGAGAGATtaggaaggaaagaaaacagAATAACGAAAAAGAACATGGCTAATCTTTTGTACCAATTTCTCACTACATTCAATATTAACTCCTGCATAATGCAACCCTGCCCTCTTTATTCTTTTCCCACTCTTTAATCAAACTTATAAACCTAAGAAAACTATAGAACACCAGattattaaccaaaaattgtAGGATACAACATAAACTACCAAGGTATCGCACATCTTATACCCTACTTTTCCTTTCCTAACTAAGAAACATTTTCCATTACAAACAACACGTGAATTCCAAGCATTAGGTGCATTCACAGGGAAAAAAAAGTCACCAACTTGAATCCCATAAAGCCACCTTCCTAGTAGCCTAGCATCCTTTGCTGCTGTATACAATCAGCACCATTGAACCCCACTACCTCTTTCCCcaatgtttcaaaaaaaaaaaaaaggaaatagcaATGAGAATCTTGAAtgcaaaagcaaaaatgctcTAAAAATGTATGCAAACCAAGAAAATTCCTACAAATATATGACCACATGAATGTTGAACGAAGAATTAGGAAAACAAAATATGACAGCAAAAGTGTGACCAAAGCGAGATTTCATCAAATGCTACCTTTGTCAAATGTATTGGCTTATTAGGATAGTATTCATACACATGACCTGTTACAGAAGTACTTGTAGGTAACTACCAGCTCTAATCTGAAAGAGCCAAATTAGATTAGTCATTGAAACATAGGTTGTTCTTCTAATGGAGAATCTATATATTCTTCACGAACTAATGCTCCTAAGTCTCACTACTCACTCTTCTAGGGCACTCTTGATCTCAATTCCAAATAAAATCCTGAACAATGTAACATTTCATAATCAACAATTTTTGACTTCTGATGATGAAGAATAAAGGAACTCCTTTGAGGCAGCAAAGAAATCGAAATAAGGCCACCAATATCAGATCAGATGAATAATAAGCTAACCAACACGAACATGGCTACACTTTTATACTCCTTTTTCACTTTTGAATCAAAATTACTAACGTAAAGAAATATGAAACACCAGACTCTTCACCGAAAATTGTGGGTACAACACAAAAACTACCAGAGCCTTGCACATCTCATCCCCTACTTTTCGTTTCCTAACAAGAAATATTCCATAACAAATGACCCAAATCACAAGCATGAGTTCATTTAGGAAAAAAGTCAGcaacttgaatttcaaaaagcCAGGCTTTGCAGTAGTCCAGTGGTAGCATCCTTGCTGCTAATTAGGATGAGCTGTGTTCCAACCATGTTTTCCCCCAATttatcataaaaaataaaataaacagcAGGAATACTTTCAatcccaaaaacaaaaatattctaaaaaacCAAAGAAACCCGAAAACATTTCCTACCAATAGATGACCATATAAATTTTGAACAAAGAATCAGGAAAACTAATCAGATAGCAAAATTGCGATCAAAGTTATCAGATTCCACCAAGAATGTTCGATCCATAGGGCCTTCGGCACCAAAACTAGGGTATAAGCAAAGGGTTTAAAGTAACACTCTTAAAAATTAATTACCTTCTGGGAGTTGGAAATAGCAGTGAGGACAGAGCGCAGAGAAGCCACGGAGGATTTGTACCGCATGCGAGCGTCTTCTAGGGCGCCAACCCCAACACCGATATCCAACTGATGCGAAGACGAAGAGGATGAATCTGACGAAACGTCGCCGTTAGATGCTGTGTGGTGCCCGTTGCTCATAGCACTAGTGCTGCCATTATTAACGATACCGTTAGCAATAGCTGCAGAAGCTGCGGCGCCGGCTGTGGACGAATTTGGATTGGGATTTGTTGACCAAAGATTAGGGTTACAGAGCTCGTCGTTCATGGAGGATAGGATTTGAAATGCGGAATCGATAGTCTCTTCTAAATGCTTTTGGCCTTCCACTGCGAGTTCTTGGATGGTTTTGCCGGCGACAGCAACGGCGCCGGCGGTACCCGCCTTGTCCTCCATTTGAATATAGTTACAATTGGCTCTCAATTTCGTTTTTCGGTTTGTATCCGAATTCGAGAAAGACAAATCCATCTTAGTTCCTACTTCCTACACTAGGAGAGATAAACCGCGCTTCGCGCGGTGGAGTACAGAACGTAAATGCCCATAGAAGCattaaaattaagtaaatagTAGTTGGGATATCTGATAAGTAATTTTAGATACAAATTAATATTGGAGTTATACAGATCAGTTAACAATAGAAAATTATGGGATAAATGTAACAAGATAATCCGGCAACCGAGTTGTTCTCTTGTTTTGGAAAAGGAAATGTTTTACAG
It includes:
- the LOC113703032 gene encoding mediator of RNA polymerase II transcription subunit 30, which translates into the protein MDLSFSNSDTNRKTKLRANCNYIQMEDKAGTAGAVAVAGKTIQELAVEGQKHLEETIDSAFQILSSMNDELCNPNLWSTNPNPNSSTAGAAASAAIANGIVNNGSTSAMSNGHHTASNGDVSSDSSSSSSHQLDIGVGVGALEDARMRYKSSVASLRSVLTAISNSQKVKASEMVSTSGSGSPTDQADIEKLEEQASALRKALVERNKYLKLLIDQQRDLVSGICTWQSPCSV